From a region of the Toxotes jaculatrix isolate fToxJac2 chromosome 7, fToxJac2.pri, whole genome shotgun sequence genome:
- the LOC121185154 gene encoding sia-alpha-2,3-Gal-beta-1,4-GlcNAc-R:alpha 2,8-sialyltransferase-like yields MVRIAKALGLVILCVAVLILSLISYVSLRKDSLFTSSKYYMGGPRIMFHAGFRSQFAMNFLDPSFIPLTSALNEELQGKPSKWKFNKTAFYQQRKDIFSYIDIPNNFSLTKNSVRVGQLMHFDYSSHKYVFSISNNFKSLLPDTSPILNKHYSMCAVVGNSGILTGSHCGPEIDQADFVFRCNFAPTEVYHKDVGRKTNLTTFNPSILERYYNNLLTIQDRNNFFLNLKKLEGAILWIPAFFLHTSATVTRTLVDFFVEHKGQLKVELAWPGNIMHDVNKYWKTKNLSPKRLSTGILMYTLAYAMCDEIHLYGFWPFGWDPNTGKDLPYHYYDKKGTKFTTKWQETHQLPSEFKLLYKLHREGVTKLSLTHCTA; encoded by the exons ATGGTCCGCATCGCCAAGGCCCTGGGTTTGGTTATTCTGTGCGTCGCTGTGCTCATACTGTCGCTCATCAGCTATGTCTCTCTCAGAAAAGACagcctcttcacctcctctaaATATTACATGGGAGGCCCGAGGATTATGTTTCATGCAGGATTTCG GTCTCAGTTTGCCATGAATTTCCTGGACCCAtccttcatccccttaaccAGCGCCCTAAACGAAGAGCTCCAAGGAAAACCGTCCAAATGGAAGTTCAACAAGACTGCTTTTTATCAGCAGAG gaaagATATCTTCAGCTACATCGACATTCCCAACAACTTCTCCCTCACAAAGAACAGCGTGCGTGTCGGCCAGCTGATGCACTTTGACTACTCCAGCCACAAGTACGTCTTCTCCATCAGCAACAACTTCAAATCACTGCTTCCTGACACCTCTCCTATTCTCAACAAgcactacagtatgtgtgctgTGGTGGGGAACAGCGGCATCCTGACTGGCAGCCACTGCGGCCCAGAAATCGACCAGGCTGACTTTGTCTTTCGCTGCAACTTTGCCCCCACGGAGGTCTACCACAAGGACGTGGGCAGGAAGACCAACCTGACCACCTTTAACCCCAGCATCCTGGAGAGGTACTACAATAACCTGCTGACCATTCAAGACAGGAATAATTTCTTCCTCAACCTGAAGAAGCTGGAGGGAGCCATCCTGTGGATCCCTGCGTTCTTCCTCCATACCTCAGCCACAGTGACCAGGACCCTTGTGGACTTCTTTGTGGAGCACAAGGGCCAACTGAAGGTTGAACTGGCGTGGCCGGGAAACATCATGCACGATGTCAACAA ATACTGGAAGACTAAAAACCTCTCTCCCAAACGTCTCAGCACGGGAATCCTCATGTACACGCTCGCCTACGCCATGTGTGATGAGATCCATCTCTACGGCTTCTGGCCCTTTGGCTGGGACCCCAACACGGGCAAAGACCTGCCTTACCACTACTACGACAAGAAAGGGACCAAATTTACCACCAAGTGGCAGGAGACCCATCAGCTGCCCAGTGAGTTCAAGCTGCTCTACAAGCTGCACAGGGAAGGCGTGACCAAACTCAGTCTGACGCACTGCACTGCTTAG
- the LOC121185259 gene encoding cyclin-G2-like, producing MRDLQAIDSLLLKELKSCCAKEYNFLPRETGLKLMESASTENHSGVSAKCRDTRVEELWGLTSFFGYSTQTFVQAVNLLDRFLAIMKVQPKHLPCIGVCCLHIAAKMMEDKSNVSPTHELIRISQSKFTVSDLCRMEKIISEKLSVELEAVTALTFLRLYYSAFKSLSAGREEIPSIGRLEAQLKACLCRLVFSKAKPSVLALSLIAQEFETLQSITLMKIVQQFKRHLKISDSELLHWKELVAKCMTEYRSSECNKPDNKKLVWIVSRRTAQNLQANHFSVPGLPTIPEGSWDESESEDSCEDMSCGEDSPCGSPGSDGEGAFFPSVFLKCRK from the exons ATGAGGGATCTTCAAGCCATTGACAGCTTGCTCTTGAAAGAGCTGAAGTCATGTTGTGCGAAAGAGTACAACTTTCTTCCCAGAGAGACTGGCCTGAAGCTGATGGAGTCTGCTTCCACAGAG AATCACAGTGGAGTGTCTGCAAAATGCAGAGACACCAGAGTGGAGGAACTGTGGGGCCTGACCAGTTTCTTTGGCTACAGCACCCAGACTTTTGTCCAAGCTGTCAATTTGCTTGACAGATTCCTCGCCATTATGAAG GTGCAGCCCAAACACTTGCCCTGTATTGGAGTCTGCTGTCTTCACATTGCAGCCAAAATGATGGAGGACAAGAGCAATGTCTCACCCACCCATGAACTCATTCGCATCAGCCAAAGCAAGTTCACTGTGTCAGACCTCTGTCGTATGGAGAAGATCATCTCAGAGAAGCTCAGCGTGGAGCTCGAAGCAGTGACAGCCTTAACCTTTCTACGCCTCTACTACTCGGCCTTCAAATCTCTGTCCGCtggaag GGAGGAGATCCCAAGCATTGGGAGACTGGAAGCCCAGCTAAAAGCCTGCTTATGCCGGCTTGTTTTCTCTAAAGCAAAA CCATCAGTGCTGGCACTGTCACTCATTGCTCAGGAGTTTGAAACCCTCCAGTCCATCACTTTGATGAAGATTGTCCAGCAATTCAAAAGACATCTAAAG ATCAGTGACAGTGAGCTGCTCCACTGGAAGGAACTTGTGGCCAAGTGCATGACAGAGTACCGCTCGAGCGAATGTAACAAGCCAGACAACAAAAAGCTGGTTTGGATTGTGTCCAGGAGAACAGCACAGAATCTTCAGGCCAATCACTTCAGTGTCCCTGGTCTGCCAACTATTCCTGAGGGGAGCTGGGATGAGAGTGAGAG TGAGGACTCCTGTGAGGACATGAGCTGTGGAGAAGACAGTCCATGCGGCTCGCCAGGAAGTGACGGTGAAGGAGCCTTCTTCCCCTCCGTCTTTCTCAAATGCAGAAAGTGA